Proteins from a genomic interval of Rhodothermus marinus:
- the topA gene encoding type I DNA topoisomerase — MKRLVVVESPTKARTIRNFLPKDGFRVEASMGHIRDLPASAAEVPANLKHEEWARLGVRIDRDFEPLYVIPRDKRKVVQQLKEALKEADELYIATDEDREGESIGWHLVEVLKPKVPVRRMVFHEITREAIEQALRNPRDIDYNLVEAQEARRILDRLVGYLVSPVLWRKIAPRLSAGRVQSAAVRLLVLREKERIAFVPATYWDLKALLEQEGQTFEAVLTHVGGIRVAGGKDFDEHTGRLKEGLVAGRDVILLDEAQAHELAERLRHEGWVVADVEERVVTRSPAPPFITSTLQQEASRKLGLSARQTMQIAQRLYEQGYITYMRTDSTHLSQEAIEASRRTIVERYGREYLSPQPRQYQSRVRNAQEAHEAIRPAGREMKTAEELGLTGIDAALYDLIWKRTVASQMADARLRLLTVHLEAGDREPIARFRASGRTIEFPGFFRAYVEGSDDPEAALEDRDQPLPPLKKGDRPRCVQVEPQRHETRPPARYTEATLVKTLEQEGIGRPSTYATIIDTILQRGYAVRRGNQLVPTFMAFATNNLLEAYFEKLVDLGFTAQMEEALDEIARGRQKTVPYLRQFYQGEEGLERMIDEALRRVDPREVSTIRFPQWEPYVVRVGKYGPYVEGPVDGQIVTASLPADLAPGDVTREKLEQILREGQIEDRVLGIDPESGQPVLLRRGPYGYYVQLGDDEQAGKPKRVALPPGMEPAVVDLEKALALLKLPRTLGTHPETSQPVLVGIGRYGPYVQHGRTFASLKEEDDVFTIDLERALELLAEKEARSRPLRVLGTHPETGEPVEVWEGRYGPYVKHGRTNASLPEGRAPEAVTLEEALALLEEKAGRKGKTRGRRRRSK, encoded by the coding sequence ATGAAGCGCCTGGTCGTTGTCGAGTCGCCGACGAAAGCACGCACCATCCGCAATTTTCTGCCGAAGGACGGCTTCCGCGTCGAGGCCAGCATGGGGCACATTCGCGATCTGCCGGCCTCGGCGGCCGAAGTGCCCGCCAACCTGAAGCACGAGGAGTGGGCGCGGCTGGGCGTGCGCATCGATCGCGACTTCGAGCCGCTTTACGTGATCCCACGCGACAAGCGAAAGGTGGTGCAGCAGCTCAAAGAGGCGCTGAAAGAGGCCGACGAGCTGTACATCGCCACCGACGAAGACCGTGAGGGCGAATCTATCGGCTGGCACCTGGTCGAGGTGCTCAAACCGAAGGTGCCGGTCCGCCGCATGGTCTTTCATGAGATCACGCGGGAGGCGATCGAACAGGCGCTGCGCAATCCGCGCGACATCGACTACAACCTGGTCGAGGCGCAGGAAGCCCGGCGCATTCTGGACCGCCTGGTGGGTTACCTGGTGTCGCCCGTGCTCTGGCGCAAGATCGCCCCGCGACTGTCGGCCGGACGTGTCCAGAGCGCGGCCGTGCGGCTGCTCGTGCTGCGCGAAAAGGAACGCATCGCGTTCGTCCCGGCCACCTACTGGGACCTGAAGGCGCTGCTGGAGCAGGAGGGGCAGACGTTCGAGGCGGTGCTGACGCATGTGGGCGGCATTCGGGTGGCCGGCGGCAAGGACTTCGACGAACACACCGGGCGGCTGAAAGAAGGGCTGGTGGCCGGCCGCGACGTGATCCTGCTCGACGAGGCGCAGGCCCACGAGCTGGCCGAGCGGCTCCGTCACGAAGGCTGGGTAGTGGCCGACGTCGAAGAACGGGTCGTGACCCGTTCGCCCGCGCCGCCGTTCATCACTTCGACGCTCCAGCAGGAAGCCAGCCGCAAGCTGGGGCTTTCGGCGCGGCAGACCATGCAGATCGCCCAGCGACTTTACGAGCAGGGCTACATTACCTACATGCGCACCGACTCGACCCACCTGTCGCAGGAGGCCATCGAAGCCAGCCGTCGAACCATCGTCGAGCGCTACGGCAGGGAGTACCTGAGTCCCCAACCCCGCCAGTATCAGAGCCGCGTCCGCAATGCGCAGGAAGCGCACGAGGCCATTCGGCCCGCCGGCCGCGAGATGAAGACGGCCGAGGAGCTGGGCCTGACCGGCATCGACGCGGCGCTGTACGACCTGATCTGGAAGCGTACGGTGGCCTCGCAGATGGCCGATGCGCGCTTGCGGCTGCTGACGGTGCACCTGGAGGCCGGCGACCGGGAGCCGATCGCCCGCTTCCGCGCCTCGGGTCGGACCATCGAGTTTCCGGGCTTCTTCCGGGCCTACGTCGAAGGGAGCGACGATCCGGAGGCCGCCCTCGAAGACCGCGACCAGCCGCTGCCACCGCTGAAAAAAGGCGACCGGCCCCGCTGCGTACAGGTCGAACCCCAGCGGCACGAGACGCGCCCGCCGGCTCGCTACACCGAGGCCACGCTGGTCAAGACGCTCGAGCAGGAAGGGATCGGTCGGCCGAGCACCTACGCGACGATCATCGACACCATCCTGCAGCGCGGCTACGCCGTGCGGCGCGGCAACCAGCTCGTGCCCACGTTCATGGCCTTCGCCACGAACAACCTGCTGGAAGCCTATTTCGAAAAGCTGGTGGACCTGGGCTTTACGGCCCAGATGGAGGAGGCACTTGACGAGATCGCCCGGGGCCGCCAGAAGACGGTGCCCTACCTGCGCCAGTTCTATCAGGGCGAAGAGGGGCTCGAACGCATGATCGACGAGGCGCTGCGACGTGTGGATCCCCGCGAGGTCTCGACGATTCGCTTCCCGCAGTGGGAGCCCTACGTGGTGCGCGTGGGCAAGTACGGGCCGTACGTCGAGGGGCCGGTGGACGGGCAGATCGTAACCGCCTCGCTGCCGGCCGATCTGGCGCCCGGCGACGTGACCCGCGAGAAGCTGGAGCAGATCCTGCGGGAAGGACAGATCGAAGACCGGGTGCTGGGGATCGATCCGGAAAGCGGGCAGCCGGTGCTGCTCCGGCGAGGCCCCTACGGCTACTACGTGCAGCTCGGCGACGACGAACAGGCCGGCAAGCCGAAGCGGGTGGCGCTGCCGCCGGGCATGGAGCCGGCCGTGGTGGATCTGGAGAAGGCGCTGGCCCTGCTGAAACTACCGCGCACGCTGGGTACGCATCCCGAGACCAGCCAGCCCGTACTGGTGGGCATCGGCCGCTACGGGCCCTATGTGCAGCACGGGCGGACGTTCGCCTCGCTCAAGGAAGAAGACGACGTGTTCACGATCGATCTGGAGCGGGCACTGGAACTGCTGGCCGAAAAAGAAGCAAGGAGCCGGCCGCTCCGCGTGCTGGGGACGCATCCTGAGACCGGCGAGCCGGTGGAGGTCTGGGAAGGCCGCTACGGACCTTACGTGAAGCACGGTCGCACGAACGCTTCGCTCCCCGAGGGACGCGCGCCCGAAGCCGTCACGCTGGAAGAGGCGCTGGCCCTGCTGGAAGAAAAGGCCGGCCGAAAAGGAAAGACGCGGGGCCGCCGTCGCCGCTCGAAGTGA